The following DNA comes from Quercus robur chromosome 1, dhQueRobu3.1, whole genome shotgun sequence.
TAATTTACCAAAACATTTGTTTGTTCGTGGACATTTTAggattttacaaatttattccCTTAGTGATGTCTTTTCCTGATCTTAAACAGTTCTAATGCATGGTCCCTCCCTTAAAAGCTATGTTTCTCTAATTTCAAATGTTGTGGGAAACGTTGAAGATTATCATCTAAGTCAGAAAATTGTACTAATTTATTTTCGCAAGAAAAGGTAGAGTCTAGCTTGagaaaaatcaaacatttaGTCATAAAAGcttcataatattttaataatattagaGAATAATAAAGTTGGAATGAAGGTCATATACGCTTACTCATAACTATTTACTTAGGCATATCCTGCCTAATTTTGCTTTGCATGATTGATGGCTAAATATTCATCTTTTGTTTGGCATCCAGTGACTTATCTATATGacatatttatttcattttcttgatGATCCTTTCTTTCTCTAGAAGAAAAATTGGATATGCATGCATTTTTGATAGCTTCATCTAGATTTCTGGAAAAAGTAGTAATGACTATCTCTTTTTTCAGGCAAGTGCATAAAGGTCCATCTAAAGGGTAAGAAAACAAAGGAGTTCGTTCAAATTACACTTCTAAGCACATTTTAGAGGATCTATTGGATAGCATATTTTCCTTGGTCCGTGACCCTTGAAAAGTCTAACATGGCAGCCATAAAAGTACTACTATATGATCATGACTCTTATGGTGTCATAAAAGTACTACTTCTATCTCAATCAATCAATGTATAGTACAAAAACAAGGatgttatttttttgatttaacATACAAAGTTGCAAAACTATTCATAGCTAATCCTTCCATGCCAACAGCTTCTTGAATCCCTAATTTTCATTTCTTGTGACCTTGTTATAGTATGCTCTGATTGGATATTTGGATGAGGAATTGGACAAACTAAAATATTCTGATCATTCACAGGTTTCGGATTGAAATTCTAGGGAGGAAAAAAGAGCAATTGAAATAACAGGTAGTAGATATACTATCTAATCTTGTGCCATGTacaacttatatttttttggacTATACTGTGAAAGTGTGAATCCTATAGATACCCTACATGGCCCTTAGTGCACGACATTTCAGGGTTTTCGATTCACGCGGTGCTTTAGTTTTGTTCTAGTGAAAACAAAACGCATAAACCGAGCATCCAATGTGATCTAGTGTTACTATTTGTATGCGAAATTTGTCTCACAAAATCTGTCATTATATTTGACTGGAGTTTCATGTAGCTCTTTTTTTCTTAGAGAATGTAaaagttattatcaattttattttagaaaacttaCAAATGACTAAACAATGAATGTAATGTAATTGATGTTTCatgaataatataataaataaatttttaattatgtatttAAGAATTGACATATAAAAGATAtctagggtccgtttggatacagctgaaaattgaaaacattgtagtaaaataatttttaaatttatgaataATACCGTGAGACCcacttttaatgaaaaagttgctaaaaaatgaagtttgtgAGTCCCGTTAGTGCACTGTTTACGGGAGAAAGTCAACAATCACGgcttgaaccaaaaaaaaaaaaaaggacctgTTTAACATAATATTTGGCAAATCACAAGATTAAGTAAACCATAGACACCACCCATGTTGGGCAAGTTGGTACTTCCCCAAGCTATAAGGCTTGGAGGGTTGAGGGGACAGGTTCCAGCGGACCCCAAGTTGGGAGGGGGTgagattatttaattaaataaatatttctaaTCACAGAaaagaacctaaaaaaaaaaaaaaaaaaaaagaagaggaagaagtaaaCCATAGACACTATGATCAATTTTAAATTGTGTTCATCaaattatgtaaaatatataCCTGATTctcaatttatcatttttattttgataattagaGTTACATGTTTAATAAAAAGACTAAAACTCTATTAtgaattatttaaacaaattgtAGACAAACTAAAACTTTTTCAAAGTTAAgctatagtttttattttaagattgaTTCAGAAGCAGactaacctcttttttttttttttttggttgagaaagagAAGCAGAATAACTTAAATCTATGATTTGCCACACACTCTAAAAAGTTCATATATGAGGTGTTTCTCTAAGTGGTAATTAGTAATTACGGCTATTTTTAGAAGTAATAAAAGCTAGTTCTAGTAGAGCTTTCTTTCAAGTCTATGTTTAAGCCCTACTTCAGAATTGCGTGTGAGATATGGAAACTGCATTTAGCTCGTGCCCTGAAAGTTACAATTGAAAATTTACTATATTAGAACACGCTTTCACAGATTATATAAAAGTAAATATATGCCTTATGAGGAAGCACATGTATATATTGCTATTTCTAGCCAGTAGATAGgcttaagatttttttttattttttattttttaaatgtggggGTTGGCCTAAGATTTAAGAAGAGCAGTATATGCCATTGGCAGATGGATTTTAGTGTTATAGGATCCGAATTTTTTAGTTGGGGCCAATGCGGCAAAACCCAACGCTATAGGAAAGTGAATAGGTGTGTAGATGCCTTAGCTAGAATTGGTATTGTTTATTTTCACTATCCCCTTGTGAACATTTAAATGTGTTTGATTTCGACCTATGATTACATGCGTTGTCATGAGACTTTTGTTTCTGTTTAGTTAGTGAATTCTTCATTTctatcgatttttttttttaatatatattgcaGACTAAATTCATGAATTACTTGGTGCATATGAAATTTactaatattataaaataaagattaatcTTTATAAATATTACCTTTCGATTTTGACAGGTATGTGATTGTTATACACTTAtactttcaatttcaacaataaatcTTTAGATTTTTAGGTATATAATAAATCAAACCTTCCTAAAAATGATATGCCTActcaatctttttctttgttttggttgtAATTTGAAACCTACCTCGATACTATTAAGCCCTGTCACATTACCTTTGTTGAAGCCTCGGAATTCCTAGGATCCAATGTGAAgttctatttgtttttgtttttttttttttttttttgagaatatgtgaAGTGCTATTTGGATTGCTCACAGGTGAGGAACAAAGAATGATTTTGTGGTCCAATCCTAGTTCACATGTGATCGACCAAATTCCAACATAGGTAAAGACAACGAAATTCACGAGCGAGCTAGCTGCAAAATTGCTCTATAGTTTGCATGCTGTGAAGGCAAACCAAATGCAAACAATCAAACACCCATCACTCTCTATATCAAGTCAAACATATCTATATATTTCTTTATAAAGCACTCATCACTAAATAATTTATTCCAACAATAATACAACCAAATCAATAGTACAACATAAACAATAATACACTGCAAATCTTGGGGGGCTTGGACGCTCAACTACTCTTTTAGTAAGTTGGACCCATCTCAAGGACCCCCCTAAACAAGCTTTTGACAATTGAAATAACTGTGTGTTCACAAATTGTAACAtacttaaaaagataaaaaattaatttagtcaCACACTAACACTCTAGTACTTGAAAAAGGATCATCTTCATTTGAAAAAGATCCAATTCTTAGTTCCCTAACACTCAGGTATAAGGGTGTGGTCTCTTTTTGGATCCTGACAGTAGTTGTAAACCAAATAATTTTTCTGGACCCATTCCATGGCCGAGTACTGCTGTCCGCTTAGGCCGCTGGAGCTAGATGGCGAGGCAGAGGGCGGGCGGCATGAGGCGGGTCCATTGGCAGTGCAGCCGCCTAGTTTGAAATTTGTGTATTTACCAGTGAAGGGTTGGTACTGATAATCAGCTTTGTATTTTCCATCCTCAGTTGCCCAGGGTGACGCATCCCAAATTGAACCGTACAAATACATTGGCCTTAATGGAAATGTAGCATCACTTTTTCTTGGATACCTCCTAATTGGCACATCATCCACTAGGAAACTGTAAATCATAAAGACAAATTAATGTTAGctgaaaatatatgcaaaaaaaagaaaagaaaaaaaaaaaagaatacatacATCTCTTTCATGAAAGAcacatgcatatattaaaaggaaaataaccGTTACACTCATTTTGCATCTATTATTTTACACAATTTCCAAAATTGATACTTTGAtgtacatttttcaaaaaagtaaaaagaaaatgtccAGATTTAAAACATGAGAGTGGACGTGAAAGTATCgttaccttttaaaaaaaggaaatatacATCATTAATCTTGTGTTGAAATATGTATGCATGATTAATAATTGTAGAAAAATCCATAACGCCTTATATTAtggtataattttttagcatGTGAAATTGTTACTATTCTAGCACAAGGGGAAAAGAAAGTGCTAATAATTACATTATCTCACTAGGATTCCACACTATAGCATAGTTGTGATAATCTTGTGTAGGATCAAACCAGAGATGAAACCTCAACTCTCTTCCAATAATATTTCCATCTCCACTTCCTTTGACATATACATTCGTCTGCAAAGTATATGGCTTATCTGGTGTAGTTCCAAGGAACTCAATGTCGATTTCATCATGGTTCCCAGGGTAGTCTTCATTGTTCGAAAGCTAACATTCACCAATAGAGGAACAACAAAGAGTTAATGTCCATAAAGAATTAATCTTTAAAACTAAGCTAATGAAATgtaaattatgtaatttaatgtAATGCTCACATAGAGTGATGTAATGACTCCTGCAGTATAACCGGATTGGAGCTTGATGGCTGCACCAAAGTACCCTGATCGATATGTTTGTAATGACTTGAACCCACTTCCTATATTTAATAAAGAATAAGTAAGTGAGCTTATAATTGAGACAATAAAACTAAGACAAAACCAATTAGACAATAAAGAAGCATTAAGGGCTGCATTAAGAACAAATGGGACAACAATTGAGGACTAATTATAAGACCTGAGCTACTATCAAGCCAGATTGTTAATGTGTCCTGGTCTACTTTCTGATGCTGAGGACCCCAGCGGTTCCTAAAGCCTTGATCAAAGGTTATGGAGTTAATTTTGGAACTTGGGCTGTAGCCTGGTGAGGGTGGACCCTGAGCACTGATTGAAGCAATCATCAAAGAGAGAATGAGGTACAAAAGAGGAGCCATGAAGAGGAAGATGGAATAAGATGGCATTGAAGCAAATATTGGAGTCACTCTGCTTAAATGCAGGGTGGGACACTGAATTGGGAAGTAGGTGGTGTGTATGGAAGAGTGTGGCTTTGCAGTTGGTATAAATAGAGAGATTAAAGGCCCCACATTGCAGGTAAGGTGATAAGTTAGTTGATGGGGGAGTTATTCATGTGGACAAAGTGTGTATACAAAAATTGTGCAACTTGTTGAATGTGCTACTCTCTTTTCATTCCTTATAGTTAGAAAACTACCTTCTTTTGTGAAAACTTGTTAGTTATGGTTGCTCACTTGGGAAAGCAAAGATGAAGATGTTAGGGGAGAAGGATTGGTTTAGTGGGCATCTTTTACATGACACTGATTAGATTAATGCTGACAGAGATGACTAAGATAGCTAGCACTAGATCTATATCTGCATAGTTTTGTAAGCCTTATCAAATCATAAGGGTCATAACAGAAAACACTGACATGGGATAAGggtgaaaagaatggaaagtCATTTATCTCCAAGCTCTCTCTTATTGGCCATATGTTTATCTCCAAGCCTTTCAAAGTATTTATAAAGTGTCATATGATACTGACTTACTGTATCATTGGGATAAAAAGTTTTCTCTAAAAGGGGAGTACGTAGTGAGGACCAAAGGCTCCTTTTTGTGAAATGTATCATGTAGTCATAAGTTGTGACCTATGAGGACCTCTAAATTTGTTGTGCTTGGCAGATTTTCTCATGGATTTTGGTTAGTGTGTGTAACAATCAGAATTTGGTCTTTCGTTAAAGCAAagtttttcataatttcaaCAAGAGAAGCCACTATCAAATATATTTGGTCTTTTGTTAAagcaattttcataattttttgcgATCATCTAAATGAttcttaaatgaattatttgaaTGAGATGGCAGATAAGATTTTTTGTTAGATAAAGCAGATTTAAGTTCCAAATTATGTGAATTTAATATTTGGTGGGGGccttattaagaaaaataaaaaaaattattcgaTGTCAAGTAGAAGTAGACAACActcttttcttcaacttgccatGAAGAAGACTTTTAGTGATCAGCTCTTAGCCACTTTTACCATTTACTATTGTTCCAAGCGGTTTCTGTCAAGTAATGACTTTATGTTATTAAGTAGAACCGAATCTTGAGTTTGCTCTTATCTagaatagctaaaaaaaaaactcattcacaCCTTCAAATTACCATAATAAATGGAGCTAATGAAATATGTGATTAGGAAAAAACTGAATAAACTATATTGGATGTGATGGTAAACAGGATGAGTTAGTATCAGGCTCCAAGACATGTCAAACCTACATATAATTCTAAATGCATGTATagaattttctttcttgaaCGGTTGAACCTGACTTCTTTATCCATTGCTTTTCTTGTTGTCACTTCTAATCCacttttatcatctttttcaaCTTTGAGCATAACAGATTACCAATTATCCTAAATActtaaattgtttgaaaatgatgtatttaataatttaaccataattctataAGCACCTTTCAAGTGTCTCTCTCTGGTCTTCATTCACATATCCATGTGCAATGGtagagtcaattttttttttggggaaggaGATGCAcattgaaagtttgaaacaaCAAATGGTAACCGCTTATTGACAAGACGACCCATGTCACAAGCCAATTCTCCCAAATGGAtgtcacataagtttgaaatcGGTCACCATCAAAATTACTTTTAAGTTTATGAATTGATAAGCCATATTTACTGAAATAGAATACATACTTGgaatacataaaaaatgacaCTCGTAGTTTGAGAAGAACATAGATATAAAGAcatatttgatttaaaatttataaatataatatgaggaaaaattatgtttaaattgTGAAAAGTTATTACAAATTGGGGaagtgataaatgaaaaaaagaaaagaagaaaggggcAATCCATTCTTTCGTACAGGTAAAATAGTGAAAGCCATGTCTACTAAAGATTCAAAAAGCAATGGAGTGCCTCTATTTGTTTTGCTGCTGAGTGTTGTCCTCGTGACCACTTTACTTAGAACTATACTTTATATGTCGGAGAAAATATCTTCTTACATTACGTCTcttattttaaatcaatattcACAATTGATGAGAGAATGTCCACATTTTAAAAGTGGATGTCAAAAAAACAAGTGTAAGAcctctaaaataatttaaaaaacttGGTTTCATGGTCTTCAATAGTACAACAATGAGAAAGTCAAAGCAGTTACCAAAATCTGGAGGTAAGTAATGTGAATCCATATTTGTTCAACCTCCTTTGTATGTATATAGGAGACAACCTCTCAAGCTCACCTCTTCACATTGTTGAATTACTAGTTATTGTTGATTCTCTTTCCATGAAATAATTTAACGACAAACTGAACCTACCAACAACTACAATTTCGAGCTTGAAAAGGTAGTTATATATAACTACTTATGCTCATAAGTCAATGTAGGGAAACCTAAATCAAACGCCTGAGTTTACTAGCAAATTAAAGTAGCTCAAAATCGGTTTGAGGCATGTAAACTGAAAAGCTGGGTGAGCTGCTTCTTGTTTGGAATTATTGTTGCTTAGAAGTTAGAGtatgaacataaaaatataaaatcaaggGACATTGgaaccgattttttttttttggttcaaagaAGCAACATAAAACTATCTAATTCTGGATTTTGTAATAAACATAAGATCAAGGTAAGCGAGCAAGGTTTCTATCCAAATCAATTTGGagaaaaactcttcaaactcttatgtatatatatatatatatatatttattggatgtaaaatttgaaaatctaaccgttgaattgcatgttatttatgtttttaacacgcgtgtcaaattttgttcaaatcggatgttatttactatccgatcaataaacttattttttacgcATAATTTTAGACCATAAAAACTCGAAATTTAAACACTTAAATGATGACATATCTATTGaactttgatctttttgaaaattttgtaagcatggagaatataataaaaatatgcaatCCAGTGATTAGatattcaaaattcacatcaaattattaaaagatACACGAGAAGTTTGAAAGGTTTCTCtttaatttggagagaaaacttttCAAAGATAAGGTACTCTCATCCTGTCACGAAACGTATCCAGGTCATCGATTAATTAGTTAGAACTATTTATATGATTCATGAACTTAGTTGGGGCATGCATTTGAGAATTGATGTAAAAGAGTGTACTTAGTCGGCTAAATGTGCTGAATTCAATGTAAGacacaattcaaaatttgacaaattttgtTGTCCTTGCAGACATTACCATGCGATGCATAtgaaacttaaaatattttttggatatgtTATCTCTTAATTCTTACGTATATCTCTATCTTTTCTATGCATAATTTTTGTCTTAACGTTTCAGACATATTCCACCATAAATGCAAATGGGCAGGCTTGTTGCATGAGAATGAAACAGAGCAGCATTTTTATATAGATATCAATTCCAACACAACTTGGTAGGAGCATGATTTTCAAAGGATATTAATCATATTCATATCTTTTTTGCATAGTTTAAGACAAGACCATGACAAAGAGAGATTATACAAAAGGCTAATTAGTTGGGGTTTTGGTCCGTCATGGCCTACGTGATTGAATGTACGTATGGGACCATAATTGGCCGACAAATCAAGAAGCTCTCATCATGGTTATGTATCAGATCAACTTTGAGGCTATTTGGAATTTTGATATCGAACATATCTAGTCGCTTCTAATTAGCATGTCGTGGAAGCATCATATTAGGCAGGCACACTAGGTGCTTTACCATCAGTTGATGTCTGAAAAGCCCTTTAATCCCTGCATAGATTGGAATGCTAGGGATGTATTCAATCGAGTAAAAAAAGTTGATCGTATTGACTTCCACATAGTAAGAGCCAATCTTAGTATTGTCCAATAGTTAGAGAGCATACGGTTGGTGGCAGatttaatttttgcttaaaaaatatttcGGGTCTCACTATATTCTCAATTTTAATCATGAAGGAAATAGTTTCGTAAATATACGATCCTAAGTCATTTATTAGAAACAGAATTACTGTTTATTATACAGGGTCTtcttaatatatgtttttagagTAACTGTTAATAGattcttttatgaaaaattttgatacatttttatgagaaatataaaaagatgtcaaataaatcaattgtttttttttttttcataaaaagtttttaaaagtaattCATCAACTAATGCTTTTAGATATCCGATAACTTTTTTTGACCACTGAGAATTTGGAAAAGAtgtctctttgatttttgacaATGATCAAGGTATTTCCACTCCCCATCCGTTAACTTGTCCCTACTCTAGAGTAGGGACAAGTGCACATGAACGTATGAGAACACCGTGAAAATAGTCATTTGAAAACTAGATTTTTCTTGGGAGAAATTTCCAACTATTCGGTAAGGGATTTTAAGGCTGTGCTTGCATGCTTTGGCAGAAAATCCATGGCCAACAACTTATAGTCCTCCCAAGTGGTCTATGAGACTATGATACATCCAGCTTAAAAAACCAACCATCATTGACTAATCACCACTAGTTATAGAGACTTTTAAAGCCTTACGAATATTCTTCCCGATCATGGTATTGCAGCCTGCAATGTACGGTAAATTATAAACCCTTCTTTATTCGATGACTATATGAGTCTTTCTTAACAAAATATTGCACCGAAGTGTAATTGAATGTTCAtccaatttgtttgttttttcttccttccttaatcccaacataaatttttttattctattgttAAGAAAGATCTAATTggagacaaaagaaaaatacaatagtgTTAGCCCATTCCATGACCCTTTTAATGAATTTCAAGTTTATAAACATAAATCATTTATAATAAAAGCTTGGTTAAAATCTGTGGGGGCTAGTTAGCCCGAAGGTACTATTAAAACTATTcaaattgggcctatggcctaATCCGAGGATATTTACTAGTCTGAGAATGGTCAAATAAGGTTATTATGGGAAtggtaaaagaagaagaaataatgaTTATATATGATAGTCCAAAATATGTCCGAGGAGACAAGTCATCTCGGAAACGGAGATCCGAGGTCAATAGAAATGTCCTATCATCTTGAACATCCTTCAAGGTTGTATCATGATTAGAAGTCAGATATTGGATAAGGGAGGAATAGGGGGAGCCAACAAATATCTACAAAAGttgctacctccacattaaatgcaccccagctaactctctggccgcattaatgtggaagtgatacctgaacagtggtgAAGCAATCTTACAGCTGCTAGTTGAAGAatctgggaggtgttggatgggacaagaaggagttcctagaacctaacctacacgtgtatggtaaggatgataccaaaattataatatataacatAGAAAGGTGGCCTAAAGGAAGGGGATCGGAAAAtcaagaaatctttgtaataatTCTTTGAATTCTTGTAACCTTGGTCATCAACTTGATATTATAACATAGCTTCTCGGATTGTGCTGAGGACAAATTTTCTCACTTTACTTGTGTTTGATTCTCATAAATAAACAACTGTTATTGTCTTCCTAATCGAatagaactagttctttcatccacgctctacaatttattgtttgggctcgTTGAGCTAAAATCCAATCCTATATTAGGTCCAATCCATTTTCAGTCCTTACAAAAACTATTTGAAGTTGCTCGATtgcaaaatcaatgaaaaagcTTGCTCAAGCAAGATGGGAAAGGCAATCAAGTCATGAGAAGAGAAACTCGCTcaagcaaaataataaaatagtccGAGAGTTCACTTGCGCGAGGCTTGGTTGAGTAGGTTGCGCGAAACAAATTAATCTTTGTATCTATTTTAACTTAGTTTTCAACCATCACTTAAAACCTTATTTTGTGCGCCTAGATAAATTGCTTTGTGCACAAATTTTCCACAAAGTGAAGGCTGCCACACTTGGAGTTAATGGGAGAAAAATCGATGCCGCTTCTCCATTTAGCTAATTTGAAAAACCACGTTTCTTTACACACTCATCTTGTGATCCCAAAGTAAGTGTTTGAGAGATTAAAACCACATAGTTCTCCTTCTAATGAATTTCCTTGGAGTGTTAGAGGTTTTGGTTTGTGCAGATGAGAAATTCGTGAATGAAGATCCAAGAGGTTAATTATAGGGCTACTGCAATTGGAAGACAAACATAACATTTGTAGAGGTTACAATATTTTAAGGGTCTAATTTTACAAAAGTCTTATAAGTTGATCATTTTAACTCTTTTTCCTTAGTAAATTTTCTGCATGATTGCACTTTTAGAgtgcttttttattattaacatATACATTGCAAAATTGAACAATTAATTAGTATATTCCGCAAAATATTTCAATAGGGGTCTCAATTAAACATTCAAATAGTAGTAAACTAGATTGGAACTTAAAGCTCCAATCAAGGAGGTAGTATTATATGTATCCGATACATATATCCACCCTCTCACATGGGAGCGTATCCCACATTTGTGGGATCCATTCTCATGTGAGAGGGTAGATACATGTTTCATATACATGATAGATTTTTTCTTAGTCAAAAGTGTTTGCTCTAGATTCACGTAtctataaattttatcaattattttatttgctgatttttgtattattttatatacACACCAAAAGATTTGTAAACTTTCACCCACTTCTCACAGGGTggatatatataatagaatctTTTTCAAGTCAAAGGTGAGTGTTCCAGATTCACGTGTCCATAAATTTcattgatcattttatatgtcagAAATTGTGTTATTTTATATACACACCAAAAGATTTGTAGACTTTCATCGTGGGATAAGTCATAAAACACAAATCCACTTCCTTCTACGTGATCtacaatattatatattgtTCATTTATCAAATCTCAACTGTTCTTGGATTATTTACAAGCCATGGAGTATCTTTTGCGTAAAAGATCTTGTTTGTTGGGGAGAAGCAAGAGATTAGAAACTGCAAATGTCAAAACAATTGTACGGTCCTAGACAAAATACCCAAGGCCCCATCATTTTAACAATAATATAAAACCTGATAGAGATCAATCAGGAAtatgattttctattttctagtgCATTTTGGTTACCCCACTACTGTAGCATTGCTTTCCACTTTAGACATTGTGTTAACGTGGTGCGTTCATGTTTAAGCCTCGATTCTTGTCACTTATGGTTGATTCTTTCACGTTATCTTCTGCTAAGATTATTGGACAAATAAGTTTTGGCAGATACGAAAGGATTCGTATCAATGAACACAACGTCCCGAATGTTACACTCTAACTGAATTCAGGCGTGATTGAGTCTTTTGATATGTACGTTTGtgattttaaatgttttat
Coding sequences within:
- the LOC126723077 gene encoding probable xyloglucan endotransglucosylase/hydrolase protein 32, with the translated sequence MPSYSIFLFMAPLLYLILSLMIASISAQGPPSPGYSPSSKINSITFDQGFRNRWGPQHQKVDQDTLTIWLDSSSGSGFKSLQTYRSGYFGAAIKLQSGYTAGVITSLYLSNNEDYPGNHDEIDIEFLGTTPDKPYTLQTNVYVKGSGDGNIIGRELRFHLWFDPTQDYHNYAIVWNPSEIIFLVDDVPIRRYPRKSDATFPLRPMYLYGSIWDASPWATEDGKYKADYQYQPFTGKYTNFKLGGCTANGPASCRPPSASPSSSSGLSGQQYSAMEWVQKNYLVYNYCQDPKRDHTLIPEC